TTGCCGGTAGAGCGATTGGGTCTTTTTGAGAAGGCTGAGGAATTCGGAGCGATACCCTTCCTCATCTTGACCCAATGCGCTGGTGGCGAGTTCGAATGCCGCATCGTAGGAGCTTGCGGCCTTGTGGGGCGAGTGACGGAGGAGCATGCCCCATTCGGCGACGGCGGCGGCGAAGCGCAGGTCGGGGGAAGTCTCGGCGATGGGCTTACCTTCGCCCGCTATGGGGAATTCAAGTAGCTGGCTGGTGTCGCCGTCGGGTTGCTTGTACCTGATTTTAAGGGTGAAAAGCTCTCGGCTGGCGTTCGCCGAGGCGACCGGGCGCGTGGACTGATATTTCAGCGGGTCGACTTGGGTGGATGGGAGTCTGACGCCCACGGGGACCAGTTCGTAGAGGGCCGTGACGGTGTGGCCTGCGCCGATCTCGCCTGCATCCTTGGTGTCGTCGTTGAAGTCTTCCTTATTAAGCAGGCGGTTCTCGTATCCGATGAGACGGTACGCGCTGACTTGGGCGGGGTTGAACTCGATTTGCAGCTTGACGTCTTTGGCGACGGTCATGAGCGTGCCGGAAAGCTGTTCGACGAGGGCTTTGCGGGCTTCGTTGAAGGTGTCGATATAGGCGTAGTTACCGTTGCCTTTGTCGGCGAGTTTCTCCAGCGTGGAGTCCTTGTAGTTGCCCATGCCGTAGCCGAGTACGCTTAAGAAGATTTCGCTTTTGGCCTTCTCCTCAATCAGGGTGACGAGTTGGCTTTGGTCCGTGATACCCACGTTGAAATCGCCGTCGGTGGCAAGGATTACGCGATTGATCCCATTTTTGAGGAAAGACTCTTGCGCGATTGCGTAGGCGAGCTGGATGCCCTCGCCACCGTTGGTTGAGCCGCCTGCGTCGAGCTGTTCAATTGCGCGGCGGATGGCCGCGCGTTCCGTGCCCGGCGTTGAGTTCAGGACCAGACCCGAGGCACCTGCGTAGACAGCAATGGCTACTCGGTCCTCATCTTTCATACGGTCGACCAAGAGAGCCATTGAACGCTTTACGAGAGGAAGTTTGTTTTCAGGGCGCATGGAGCCGGATACGTCGATAAGAAACACGAGGTTCGCGGGAGG
The nucleotide sequence above comes from Candidatus Hydrogenedentota bacterium. Encoded proteins:
- a CDS encoding VWA domain-containing protein yields the protein MRAFRIGLILFLCIVVIGCATRHKEAPVSPDLTSAEVLPSPPPPPPPPPPPQPSVAARMAPPIGLEVKKSDYHRFVVAQPPNNTESYDRITDNSFLAVDQNPLSTFSIDVDTASYAVVRRFLNDGQLPPEDAVRIEELINYFPYTYAGPTDGKPFAANIELAQCPWEPTHRLARVGIKAKEVTSKQRPPANLVFLIDVSGSMRPENKLPLVKRSMALLVDRMKDEDRVAIAVYAGASGLVLNSTPGTERAAIRRAIEQLDAGGSTNGGEGIQLAYAIAQESFLKNGINRVILATDGDFNVGITDQSQLVTLIEEKAKSEIFLSVLGYGMGNYKDSTLEKLADKGNGNYAYIDTFNEARKALVEQLSGTLMTVAKDVKLQIEFNPAQVSAYRLIGYENRLLNKEDFNDDTKDAGEIGAGHTVTALYELVPVGVRLPSTQVDPLKYQSTRPVASANASRELFTLKIRYKQPDGDTSQLLEFPIAGEGKPIAETSPDLRFAAAVAEWGMLLRHSPHKAASSYDAAFELATSALGQDEEGYRSEFLSLLKKTQSLYRQSDADLPKAQ